A portion of the Citrobacter rodentium NBRC 105723 = DSM 16636 genome contains these proteins:
- the nuoN gene encoding NADH-quinone oxidoreductase subunit NuoN, giving the protein MTITPQHLIALLPLLIVGLTVVVVMLSIAWRRNHFLNATLSVIGLNAALVSLWFVGQAGAMDVTPLMRVDGFAMLYTGLVLLASLATCTFAYPWLEGYDDNREEFYLLVLIAALGGILLANANHLAALFLGIELISLPLFGLVGYAFRQKRSLEASIKYTILSAAASSFLLFGMALVYAQSGNLAFVALGKSLGDGMLHEPLLLAGFGMMIVGLGFKLSLVPFHLWTPDVYQGAPAPVSTFLATASKIAIFGVVMRLFLYAPVGDSEAVRVVLGVIAFASIIFGNLMALSQTNIKRLLGYSSISHLGYLLVALIALQSGEMSMEAVGVYLAGYLFSSLGAFGVVSLMSSPYRGPDAESLFSYRGLFWHRPILAAVMTVMMLSLAGIPMTLGFIGKFYVLAVGVQASLWWLVAAVVVGSAIGLYYYLRVAVSLYLSAPQQLNRDAPTNWQYSAGGIVVLISALLVLVLGVWPQPLISIVQLAMPLM; this is encoded by the coding sequence ATGACAATAACTCCACAACACCTGATTGCGCTGCTACCGCTGCTGATCGTCGGCTTGACGGTGGTGGTTGTGATGCTCTCCATTGCGTGGCGACGCAATCACTTCCTCAATGCCACGCTGTCGGTTATTGGGCTTAACGCTGCGCTGGTTTCGCTCTGGTTTGTTGGCCAGGCGGGCGCGATGGACGTCACTCCGCTGATGCGGGTTGATGGTTTCGCTATGCTTTACACCGGGCTGGTTCTGCTGGCAAGCCTCGCGACCTGCACTTTTGCCTATCCGTGGCTGGAAGGCTACGACGACAACCGGGAAGAGTTCTACCTGCTGGTGCTGATTGCCGCGCTGGGCGGGATCCTGCTGGCGAACGCCAACCATCTGGCGGCGCTGTTCCTCGGCATTGAACTGATCTCCCTACCGCTGTTTGGTCTGGTCGGCTACGCCTTCCGCCAGAAGCGCTCGCTGGAAGCCAGTATCAAATACACCATTCTGTCCGCCGCGGCCTCGTCGTTCCTGCTGTTCGGGATGGCGCTGGTGTACGCCCAGTCCGGCAACCTGGCGTTCGTCGCCCTCGGTAAGAGCCTCGGCGACGGTATGCTGCACGAGCCGCTACTGCTGGCGGGCTTCGGCATGATGATTGTCGGTCTCGGCTTTAAACTCTCTCTGGTGCCTTTCCACCTGTGGACGCCGGACGTCTACCAGGGCGCGCCAGCCCCGGTCTCCACCTTCCTGGCGACGGCGAGCAAAATCGCTATCTTCGGCGTGGTGATGCGTCTGTTCCTCTACGCGCCGGTGGGCGACAGCGAAGCCGTGCGCGTGGTGCTGGGCGTGATCGCCTTTGCCTCGATCATCTTCGGTAACCTGATGGCGCTGAGTCAGACCAATATCAAACGTCTGCTCGGTTACTCCTCCATCTCTCACCTCGGCTATCTGCTGGTGGCGCTGATTGCTCTGCAAAGCGGCGAGATGTCGATGGAAGCGGTAGGCGTCTACCTGGCCGGTTATCTGTTCAGCAGCCTCGGCGCCTTCGGCGTGGTCAGCCTGATGTCCAGCCCGTACCGCGGGCCGGATGCCGAATCGCTGTTCTCTTACCGCGGCCTGTTCTGGCATCGCCCAATCCTCGCCGCGGTGATGACGGTAATGATGCTGTCGCTGGCGGGTATCCCGATGACGCTGGGCTTTATCGGTAAATTCTACGTGCTGGCGGTCGGTGTGCAGGCGAGCCTGTGGTGGCTGGTTGCCGCCGTGGTGGTGGGTTCCGCGATTGGCTTGTACTACTACCTGCGCGTGGCGGTCAGCCTGTACCTGAGCGCGCCGCAGCAGCTCAACCGCGATGCGCCGACGAACTGGCAGTACAGCGCGGGCGGCATCGTGGTGCTGATCTCCGCACTGCTGGTGCTGGTGCTCGGCGTCTGGCCGCAGCCGCTGATCAGCATTGTGCAGCTGGCGATGCCGCTGATGTAA
- the nuoM gene encoding NADH-quinone oxidoreductase subunit M → MLLPWLILIPFIGGFLCWQTERFGVKVPRWIALITMGLTLALGLQLWLQGGYSLTQTEGIPQWQSEYQIEWIPRFGISIHLAIDGLSLLMVVLTGLLGVLAVLCSWREIEKYQGFFHLNLMWILGGVIGVFLAIDMFLFFFFWEMMLVPMYFLIALWGHKASDGKTRITAATKFFIYTQASGLVMLIAILALVFVHHNATGVWTFNYEDLLKTPMSHGVEYLLMLGFFIAFAVKMPVVPLHGWLPDAHSQAPTAGSVDLAGILLKTAAYGLLRFSLPLFPNASAEFAPIAMWLGVIGIFYGAWMAFTQYDIKRLIAYTSVSHMGFVLIAIYTGSQLAYQGAVIQMIAHGLSAAGLFILCGQLYERLHTRDMRMMGGLWGKMKWLPALSMFFAVATLGMPGTGNFVGEFMILFGSYQIVPVITVISTFGLVFASVYSLAMLHRAYFGKAKSQIANQELAGMSLRELFIILLLVVLLVLLGFYPQPILDTSHSAMSNIQQWFVNSVSTTRP, encoded by the coding sequence ATGTTACTACCCTGGCTAATATTGATTCCCTTCATTGGTGGGTTTCTGTGCTGGCAGACCGAACGCTTTGGCGTGAAGGTGCCGCGCTGGATCGCGCTGATCACCATGGGACTGACGCTCGCGCTTGGCCTGCAACTGTGGCTACAGGGCGGTTATTCACTGACGCAAACTGAGGGCATTCCGCAGTGGCAGTCTGAATACCAAATAGAGTGGATCCCGCGCTTTGGCATCTCTATCCATCTGGCTATTGACGGTCTGTCGCTGCTGATGGTGGTGTTGACCGGACTGCTCGGCGTTCTGGCGGTGCTCTGTTCCTGGCGGGAAATCGAAAAATATCAGGGCTTTTTCCACCTGAACCTGATGTGGATCCTGGGCGGCGTTATCGGCGTGTTCCTTGCCATCGACATGTTCCTGTTCTTCTTCTTCTGGGAAATGATGCTGGTGCCGATGTACTTCCTGATCGCGCTGTGGGGCCATAAGGCGTCCGACGGTAAAACGCGTATCACGGCGGCCACCAAGTTCTTCATCTATACCCAGGCGAGCGGTCTGGTGATGTTGATTGCTATTCTGGCGCTGGTGTTTGTTCACCATAACGCGACCGGCGTCTGGACCTTCAACTACGAAGATCTGCTGAAAACGCCGATGTCTCACGGCGTGGAATATCTGCTGATGCTGGGCTTCTTCATCGCCTTCGCGGTGAAAATGCCGGTGGTTCCGCTGCACGGCTGGCTGCCTGACGCCCACTCACAGGCGCCGACTGCGGGTTCCGTTGACCTCGCGGGCATCCTGCTGAAGACCGCGGCCTACGGCCTGCTGCGCTTCTCCCTGCCGCTGTTCCCCAACGCGTCGGCGGAGTTTGCGCCCATCGCCATGTGGCTTGGCGTGATCGGCATCTTCTACGGCGCGTGGATGGCGTTTACCCAGTACGACATCAAGCGTCTGATTGCCTACACCTCCGTTTCCCACATGGGCTTCGTGCTGATTGCCATCTACACCGGCAGCCAGCTGGCGTACCAGGGGGCGGTGATTCAGATGATCGCTCACGGTCTGTCGGCAGCGGGTCTGTTCATCCTCTGCGGCCAGCTGTACGAACGCCTGCATACCCGCGATATGCGTATGATGGGCGGACTGTGGGGCAAAATGAAATGGCTGCCCGCGCTGTCGATGTTCTTCGCGGTGGCGACGCTCGGGATGCCGGGCACCGGTAACTTCGTCGGCGAATTTATGATCCTGTTCGGCAGCTACCAGATCGTGCCGGTGATTACCGTCATCTCGACCTTTGGTCTGGTATTCGCGTCCGTCTACTCGCTGGCGATGCTGCATCGCGCTTACTTCGGTAAGGCGAAAAGCCAGATTGCGAATCAGGAACTGGCAGGGATGTCGCTGCGTGAGCTGTTTATCATCCTGTTGCTGGTCGTGCTTCTGGTACTGCTTGGCTTCTATCCGCAGCCGATTCTGGATACCTCGCATTCCGCGATGAGCAACATCCAGCAGTGGTTTGTTAATTCCGTTTCTACTACAAGGCCGTAA